In Macrobrachium rosenbergii isolate ZJJX-2024 chromosome 48, ASM4041242v1, whole genome shotgun sequence, one DNA window encodes the following:
- the LOC136830996 gene encoding EPM2A-interacting protein 1-like, with translation MEAIELGYAQYGARTASAQQIAVPKEYNVRRHYTQTMLKYIRNIVEKARDDKVEELEQSLKQQQSLFKNVRHVSDAAVKARTTKSDDIFASLVRALDKLGVDWKKCVSLATDGAPQMVGRKAGVVAKLQEKLMALNPDNQFPFQRQSASHNLAHFPNLKSMQNKNNIDDGDLAEKYCEKISKLRDEFQNRFSDFKCMENEFAVFRNPFSVDVNVLPEPLQLEIIDMQCDSVLKDKFSTCQLSTFYQYVDSKYPNVKYLASKIMSMYGSTFACEQLFSVMNINKSRLRSKLSDEHLNSILKIATKSFTPNFDALVKKKRSQVSGSSSSQH, from the exons ATGGAGGCTATTGAGTTGGGCTATGCTCAGTATGGGGCTCGAACTGCGAGCGCACAG CAAATTGCCGTGCCTAAAGAATATAATGTTAGGAGGCACTATACACAAACCATGCTCaagtatataagaaatatagtggaaaaagcaCGTGATGATAAAGTTGAAGAATTAGAACAATCTCTGAAACAACAGCAGTCCTTATTCAAAAATGTACGTCATGTAAGTGATGCTGCGGTGAAAGCAA GAACAACAAAAAGTGATGATATCTTTGCAAGCTTAGTTAGGGCGCTGGACAAACTAGGTGTTGACTGGAAGAAATGTGTAAGTTTAGCAACTGATGGAGCACCTCAGATGGTGGGTAGAAAAGCTGGTGTAGTGGCAAAATTGCAGGAGAAACTTATGGCTTTGAACCCTGACAACCAGTTTC CTTTTCAACGTCAAAGTGCATCACATAATCTTGCACACTTTCCCAATTTGAAatctatgcaaaataaaaataacattgatgaTGGTGACCTAGCAGAGAAATATTGTGAGAAAATATCAAAGCTCAGAGATGAATTTCAAAACAGATTTAGTGACTTCAAGTGCATGGAAAATGAATTTGCTGTCTTCAGAAATCCGTTCTCAGTTGATGTAAATGTGCTACCTGAACCTCTGCAACTGGAAATAATTGACATGCAGTGTGATTCAGTGTTAAAGGATAAGTTTTCCACCTGTCAACTGAGCACGTTTTATCAATATGTGGATTCAAAATATCCCAATGTAAAATATTTGGCATCAAAAATCATGTCTATGTATGGAAGCACGTTTGCCTGTGAAcagttattttcagtaatgaacaTTAACAAATCCCGGTTACGGTCGAAACTTAGTGATGAACACCTCAATTCCATCCTCAAGATCGCTACTAAGTCATTTACCCCAAATTTTGATGCACTGGTCAAGAAAAAGAGATCTCAAGTATCTGGAAGCAGTAGCTCCCAGCATTAA